In the Brassica rapa cultivar Chiifu-401-42 unplaced genomic scaffold, CAAS_Brap_v3.01 Scaffold0923, whole genome shotgun sequence genome, ATTGACGCAGCTATGAACTTTTTGGACAGCGTGTCTGAGGTCTTTCTCAGATCCAAAACCGACCAGTCTCTTGAGCTTCCACACGAAAGAGAGCGGTGCGGAACCACGTCCAGCGCTAACGGCAGCCGCAGTCTGAAACGCTCGATCGAACTCAGAAACGGGTGAAGACGGGTTTAAACTGCAACGATCGATCCCGAGGAAAACAATGCACACAATATTGAAAGTGAATCTCCGGAGAAGCTCTTGGAGATCGAAGGGTTGATAATCTTGGGCGGCAGCGTCCAAGAAGGACAAAAGCTCGTCCTCGACCTCGTTCCTCAAAACGTCAACGTACTCTCTCAGCGACCTGGGGGTGAAATCATGAGTAGCGAGTCTCCGCTGCTTTACCCAGAGCTTTCCGTCCACGTTAAATATCCCGCCGCCGAGAAAGTCTCCAAGAATCTCCGTGAAGGGTTTGCCTTTCGGGTAGTTATCAAAGTTTGTCTTGAGGATATACTCGACGTTGGATGGGTTGGCCGTCACCACGGTTCTCCGGGCAGCCAAGCGGTTAATGATCACTGTCCCACTTCGGGATTCGGTTAGGAGCTCGGTATACCAGTCCAGCAACCGGTTCCGGTTCGTATAGAAGGAAAGTAAGCATCCGATAACCGGGTATGTTTTCGGCGTTATAGAGTTACGTACACAAAGAGATTTTCCAGTAGAGAGTATCCAAACCACGAGGAagagaaaaggaagaagaacaagagtTAAAGCTTCCATTGTTGATGATGAGCTTCAAAACTTTTTCTAAAAAAGGATACGACAATTAGGAAACGGTCAAGAGACCATTTCTTCTCATTTTTTTAAGCAACAAAAATTTAGTCTATAGAGATTTGACGCACGAGCCTGAATTAATCGGATCCCAGTCCCGCAATATTATTTATCTATGCTGCTctcttatttatttgtttattggTATGACTTTTGTCAATGATTTATAGTTGCTTtccattaatataaatatataagtatataacccATAGTGGAGTTCCATTAACTTTTACCCCGACATCatcttattatttaataatcCTCTTGCTTCTTCAATCTTCTACAcaactaaaattattttatttcatccAATGATAATGTGGTTTAGGTTGTGTAACATCCATGTTCGATATTTTACCAAGTGTTGCAAATTGACGCGAGAATTGCGGTCCTAGGGACGGACgaataatataatatgttataCATGCAAGGATCATGTACATATTATCATACGAGTAAGGCTATAGGAGGAGCACACGTAGATTATTGTCCGACAAAACAAGGTATACGATCAATAAAAATACATAGGAAACGAGCTGTGGCACTATATCGTAACTCTTAAATAATCAGGGAATCAATCTATTGGGTTGGTTAGAAAAAATGCCAAATCTAAAACACATGGAGCAGCTAAAagagaaatatttttcttttgaaatactGCATCACAATAGTCAGCCAATCTTTCTATTCTCGAtactatttttattgttttttcttcCCAGGAAAAGAGGATAAATAGCGATCATACATCATTAAAGAAGTTTGATCCTTTTTCCTTCTCAGTAAAGGAATAGTTACATTCCGGCCTTCTTCCAAATTTGACTAGGAGGAAAGTGGACTGTGAAGTAATCAAGGAGCATACACTATAGATAAATGTGCTCAACCATATGATTCCATGCACATTTattataacaataataataatgcaTCAAAATCTGTAAAACAGTGGTATACAAAAATAATGCACCAAACGACGACCAAAAGCTAAAAGAGTAATCACAGGtggatacatttttttttaataaaaggagtgttttttttttgaaagcgAAAAAACAAGGTCGAAAAAGGACATACAAAGCGGTGGTAACTTGGTCTACAAGTTAAGAGTGTGGCCTAGATGGAGCAGGACACGGTGCCACGAAGTGTTGAGCACCCTTCTTAGGTTCCACACTGACTCTACGTTTTCCGGCTGAACAATGGCCGCCGAATCCACCTGCCCATCCCCACAATTGTTAAACGAGATGATGTCAATAATCCACTAATTATCTGAGAATAATGTTGAGAGGATTTACCGCTTTGGCGATGACCTGGGAGACATCAATGGTGGCTTCAAACAGCACTGGAGTTGTGTTCAGAGATGTACGTAATGCTTTCCTGGTTTCTGTGTTCTAGAAGCCTTCCACCCAGCTTCTGCCTCcatccatagatatatcaaaTGCGGTCTGGTTTAAGGAGCAGATCCCAAGATGTTCCTTCATCATGTGGCTGGCGATTAACCAAAGACTTCCAACTAAGGATAGGCTCATCTCTTGGGGAATGCAAGTGCCAGATGCTTGTGTTTTATGCGATGCTGCAACCGAATCACATCAGCATCTGTTCTTCCATTGTCCGTGTGGCTCAGATTCTGTGGACGCCTCCTTACTGCACCTCCTTGCGACATAAACACAGCCATCACCATCATTCAACAGCGAAGTCAGGCCTCTCAGTCCGCTTCCTGCTCCGTTCTGAAGCTTATACTCCAGGTAATGGTCTACAACACTTGGAAGGAGCGAAATGCTATGATCTTCCGAAATGAGTATCTGTCAGAACCAGGTTTCTTCCTTCTTGTGGATCGAGCTATCAGGGATAGGCTTCTCTCCATTCCCACTCCCTCGGATGCCTCTGTTTCCCTTCTTGGCTTGTATTTTAGTTTTACTTCGTaggtttctttatttttttaataaatattctcCTCCCCCTTCTTGAAATAAGTTGCTAGGCA is a window encoding:
- the LOC103848967 gene encoding cytochrome P450 94B3, producing the protein MEALTLVLLPFLFLVVWILSTGKSLCVRNSITPKTYPVIGCLLSFYTNRNRLLDWYTELLTESRSGTVIINRLAARRTVVTANPSNVEYILKTNFDNYPKGKPFTEILGDFLGGGIFNVDGKLWVKQRRLATHDFTPRSLREYVDVLRNEVEDELLSFLDAAAQDYQPFDLQELLRRFTFNIVCIVFLGIDRCSLNPSSPVSEFDRAFQTAAAVSAGRGSAPLSFVWKLKRLVGFGSEKDLRHAVQKVHSCVNEIIRDKKINTKSDFLSRLIVAGESDEAVRDMVISVVMAGRDTTSAVTTRLFSLISSHKTTECELVNEIRSVKDITGGFDYESLKKLSLLKACLCEVMRLYPPVPWDSKHALTDDRLPDGTPVRAGDRVTYFPYGMGRMEELWGKDLDEFKPNRWFESYDHKTRVLKKVNPFKFPVFQAGPRVCLGEEMAYLQMKYVVASMLHRFQFEPIGMDKPVFVPMLTAHMAGGMRVRVSRRDGSR